A region from the Sulfitobacter indolifex genome encodes:
- a CDS encoding 1-deoxy-D-xylulose-5-phosphate synthase N-terminal domain-containing protein has protein sequence MTALAPDQLKTIEQRLLWLSHWMIHNANHIRPKVDGIKVGGHQASSASMVSIMTALYFSALRPEDRVAVKPHASPIFHAMQYLMGNQTREKMENFRGFHGVQSYPSRTKDLDDVDFSTGSVGLGVAVTSFASLVQDYITAKAWGQDVNLGRMVALVGDAELDEGNIYEALQEGWKNDLRNTWWIIDYNRQSLDGVVREGLFKRIEQIFDAFGWDVVKVKYGALQRAAFDEPGGEKLRDWIDNCPNQLYSALTFMGGAVWRQRLMDALGDQGDVTALIEKRKDDELADLMENLGGNCVQTMAETFAAIDHDRPVCFLAYTIKGWGTPIAGHKDNHGGLMNKSQMAEWQNHMGVAEGEEWEKFATVSDAQALQSALDKVPFFAKGRRRYDDATLPVPQIELSSDREISTQMAFGKILDDLSKGDSDLAERIVTMSPDVTGTTNLGPWVNRRKLFARSEQADTFINEKIPSTAKWEFTPKGQHIELGIAEMNLFLLLGAAGLSHSLFGKRVIPIGTVYDPFVARGLDALNYACYQDARFMIVGTPSGVTLAPEGGAHQSIGTPLIGMSQDGLASFEPAFADELAVIMQWAFDYLQKDGEGDPDERTWLRDETGGSVYLRLTTNPIEQPGKRVDEDFRQGAIDGAYWLRKPGPNCDVVIAYQGAVAPEAIKAVGMIAEGRRDVGVLAVTSADRLNAGWTAAQRARARGNAEAESHIESLLADLPRDCKLVTVIDGHPATLSWLGSVVGHQTVPLGVEHFGQTGTIADLYQHFGIDARSIVEKVAGLTPGRRILHRVVG, from the coding sequence ATGACCGCTCTCGCCCCAGACCAGCTCAAGACCATCGAACAGCGTCTTTTGTGGCTGTCGCATTGGATGATCCACAACGCCAACCACATCCGCCCAAAGGTGGACGGGATCAAGGTGGGCGGGCATCAGGCGTCTTCGGCCTCCATGGTGTCGATCATGACAGCGCTCTATTTCAGTGCGCTGCGGCCTGAGGACCGGGTTGCGGTGAAACCTCATGCTTCGCCGATTTTCCACGCGATGCAGTACCTGATGGGCAATCAGACGCGTGAAAAGATGGAGAACTTCCGTGGTTTCCACGGTGTGCAGAGCTACCCGAGCCGGACCAAAGATCTCGATGATGTGGATTTCTCTACCGGGTCCGTGGGTCTAGGCGTGGCCGTGACCTCCTTCGCTTCGCTGGTGCAGGACTACATCACCGCGAAGGCGTGGGGTCAGGATGTGAACCTAGGTCGCATGGTGGCGCTCGTTGGCGATGCCGAGCTGGACGAAGGCAACATCTACGAGGCCTTGCAAGAGGGCTGGAAGAACGACCTTCGCAACACGTGGTGGATCATCGACTATAACCGCCAGTCGCTTGACGGGGTCGTCCGCGAGGGCTTGTTCAAGCGGATCGAGCAGATTTTCGACGCCTTCGGCTGGGACGTGGTGAAGGTGAAATACGGCGCCCTGCAACGCGCCGCCTTCGACGAGCCGGGCGGCGAGAAGCTGCGCGACTGGATCGACAACTGTCCGAACCAGCTTTACTCGGCGCTGACCTTCATGGGCGGTGCTGTCTGGCGGCAACGTTTGATGGACGCACTTGGCGATCAGGGCGATGTGACCGCGCTGATCGAGAAGCGCAAAGACGACGAGCTGGCCGACTTGATGGAGAACCTTGGCGGCAACTGCGTGCAGACCATGGCCGAGACCTTCGCCGCCATCGACCACGACCGACCGGTTTGTTTCCTTGCCTATACGATCAAAGGCTGGGGCACGCCGATTGCGGGGCACAAAGACAACCACGGCGGGCTGATGAACAAAAGCCAGATGGCCGAGTGGCAGAACCATATGGGCGTGGCCGAAGGCGAAGAGTGGGAGAAGTTTGCCACCGTCAGTGACGCGCAAGCCCTGCAATCCGCGCTTGATAAGGTGCCGTTTTTCGCCAAGGGCCGCCGGCGTTACGATGACGCGACCCTGCCGGTGCCGCAGATTGAACTCTCCAGCGACCGCGAGATTTCGACGCAGATGGCCTTTGGCAAAATTTTGGATGATCTGTCAAAAGGCGACAGCGATCTGGCCGAGCGCATCGTGACCATGTCACCCGATGTCACCGGCACGACCAACCTCGGGCCATGGGTGAACCGGCGCAAATTGTTCGCGCGCAGCGAACAGGCCGATACCTTCATCAATGAGAAAATCCCCTCCACCGCGAAATGGGAGTTCACACCAAAGGGCCAGCATATCGAGCTGGGCATCGCCGAGATGAACCTTTTCCTGCTTCTGGGCGCTGCGGGCCTCTCGCATTCGCTTTTCGGCAAGCGGGTCATTCCCATCGGCACGGTTTATGATCCCTTCGTGGCCCGTGGCTTGGACGCGCTGAACTACGCCTGTTATCAGGACGCGCGATTTATGATTGTAGGCACGCCATCGGGCGTGACATTGGCCCCCGAAGGCGGAGCGCATCAGTCCATTGGCACGCCGCTTATCGGCATGAGCCAAGACGGGCTGGCGAGCTTTGAGCCCGCCTTTGCTGACGAGTTGGCGGTGATCATGCAGTGGGCTTTCGACTACCTGCAGAAGGACGGAGAAGGCGACCCGGATGAGCGCACATGGCTGCGCGATGAGACGGGCGGCTCGGTCTATCTACGGCTGACCACCAACCCCATCGAACAACCCGGCAAACGGGTCGACGAAGACTTCCGTCAAGGCGCCATCGATGGTGCCTATTGGTTGCGCAAGCCGGGGCCGAATTGCGATGTGGTGATTGCCTACCAAGGTGCCGTGGCGCCCGAGGCGATCAAGGCGGTAGGGATGATCGCCGAAGGCCGGCGTGATGTGGGCGTGCTGGCGGTCACATCCGCGGATCGTCTCAACGCGGGTTGGACAGCGGCACAGCGCGCGCGGGCGCGGGGCAATGCAGAGGCGGAAAGCCATATTGAGAGCCTGTTGGCCGATCTGCCGCGCGACTGTAAATTGGTGACGGTGATCGACGGACACCCCGCAACGCTTTCCTGGCTGGGTTCAGTTGTCGGGCACCAGACGGTGCCCCTCGGGGTAGAGCATTTTGGCCAGACCGGCACCATCGCAGACCTTTACCAACATTTCGGCATCGACGCGCGGTCGATTGTCGAAAAGGTCGCGGGGCTGACACCGGGGCGGCGGATTCTGCACCGAGTGGTCGGCTGA
- a CDS encoding TRAP transporter small permease subunit, translating into MRFLAGIAKVICAVNLIIGNLFSWLSLGIVLVCFTVVVQRYVFAVSFVWMQDLYIWLNGAMFTAVAGFALLRDDHVRVDIFYRPATMARRALIDLIGVVVFLLPFCWVVYAYSMPFVQRAWGYQEGSANVGGMPGLYILKAFIIGFAVLIALQGIAWIIRSILVLSGNSELVPKSMQYSRDQIPADHPQGAV; encoded by the coding sequence GTGCGTTTTTTAGCAGGAATTGCCAAAGTCATTTGCGCGGTGAATTTAATCATCGGCAATCTGTTTTCTTGGCTCTCACTCGGCATCGTGTTGGTTTGTTTCACCGTGGTCGTGCAGCGCTATGTTTTCGCTGTCAGCTTCGTCTGGATGCAAGACCTCTATATCTGGCTTAACGGCGCAATGTTTACCGCTGTGGCGGGCTTCGCCCTGTTGCGCGATGACCATGTGCGGGTAGATATTTTTTACCGCCCCGCCACCATGGCGCGCCGCGCGCTGATTGATCTGATCGGCGTCGTCGTCTTTCTACTGCCCTTCTGCTGGGTGGTTTATGCCTATTCGATGCCCTTCGTGCAGCGCGCTTGGGGCTACCAAGAAGGATCGGCCAACGTGGGTGGGATGCCGGGCCTCTATATTCTCAAAGCCTTCATTATCGGCTTTGCCGTTCTTATCGCCCTTCAGGGCATTGCTTGGATCATCCGCTCCATTCTGGTGCTCAGCGGCAATTCTGAGCTTGTGCCCAAATCCATGCAATACAGCCGGGATCAAATCCCCGCAGACCATCCGCAGGGAGCCGTTTGA
- a CDS encoding TRAP transporter large permease yields the protein MTPELIALAMFGLLLLGLFMGHPLAFVLGGTAVLGAIIAGKPMVLGIVINRIFGDVLDNFTLIAIPLFILMARFLSDSGVTDKMFESLRLLMSNIRGGLALAVVFISILLAATTGIIGASITVMGVMALRPMLQYGYSPTLTTGVIAASGCLGILIPPSIMLILMASYSPLSVGELFAGAMVPGVVLGLLYAVWVFIVAVVRPDMAPAVEPDEKISKPALVRMLLIEAVPPLVLILGILGSLLAGIATATEASAIGAALALLIVIMRRKFTWASFYGAMLETARTSAMILFIVIGATAFTGVFNITGGLRATQEIIRNLDMAPWLLIAMMMFIVFILGAFLDWTGIVLLSFPIFLPIVQEMDVSLLWFVVLMSVVLQTSFLTPPFGYALFYLRAIAPREVKTSHIIVGVLPFIGLILMMCVAIALFPQLVTWLPETLYTK from the coding sequence GTGACGCCTGAACTTATCGCACTCGCCATGTTTGGCCTGCTTTTGCTGGGCCTTTTCATGGGTCACCCGCTGGCCTTTGTTCTGGGCGGCACCGCTGTTCTGGGCGCTATCATCGCGGGCAAACCGATGGTGCTTGGCATCGTTATCAACCGCATCTTCGGCGATGTGTTGGATAACTTTACCCTGATCGCCATTCCGTTGTTCATCCTAATGGCAAGGTTCCTGTCTGATTCGGGCGTGACCGATAAGATGTTCGAATCGTTGCGGCTTTTGATGTCGAATATCCGCGGTGGTCTGGCGCTGGCGGTGGTCTTTATCTCGATCCTGCTGGCGGCGACCACCGGCATCATCGGCGCGTCGATCACTGTTATGGGTGTGATGGCGCTGCGTCCAATGCTGCAATATGGCTATAGCCCGACGTTGACGACCGGCGTCATCGCGGCTTCTGGCTGCCTTGGTATTTTGATCCCACCGTCGATCATGTTGATCCTTATGGCATCCTACTCACCACTTTCGGTGGGTGAGCTTTTCGCTGGGGCGATGGTGCCGGGCGTTGTGCTAGGCCTGCTCTACGCGGTTTGGGTCTTTATCGTTGCCGTGGTGCGGCCCGACATGGCCCCCGCCGTGGAACCCGACGAGAAAATCTCGAAACCCGCTCTGGTGCGGATGCTGCTGATCGAAGCGGTGCCGCCCCTGGTGCTGATCCTTGGCATCCTCGGCTCGTTGCTTGCTGGTATCGCCACGGCGACCGAAGCCTCGGCCATTGGCGCGGCGCTTGCCCTGCTGATCGTAATCATGCGCCGCAAGTTCACTTGGGCCAGTTTTTATGGTGCGATGCTAGAGACGGCCCGCACTTCGGCAATGATCCTCTTCATCGTCATCGGTGCCACCGCATTTACCGGCGTGTTCAACATCACCGGTGGCCTGCGTGCCACGCAAGAGATCATCCGCAACCTCGACATGGCGCCTTGGCTCCTGATCGCGATGATGATGTTCATCGTCTTTATCCTCGGCGCCTTCCTTGATTGGACCGGCATCGTGCTGCTGTCCTTCCCGATCTTCCTGCCGATCGTGCAGGAAATGGACGTGAGCCTTTTGTGGTTCGTCGTCCTGATGTCGGTGGTCCTGCAGACGTCCTTCTTAACGCCGCCCTTTGGATATGCGCTGTTCTACCTGCGCGCCATTGCGCCGCGCGAGGTCAAGACGTCGCATATCATCGTCGGTGTGCTGCCGTTCATCGGGTTGATCCTGATGATGTGCGTGGCCATCGCCCTGTTCCCACAGCTGGTCACCTGGCTGCCGGAAACGCTTTATACCAAGTAA
- a CDS encoding Lrp/AsnC family transcriptional regulator: MPQIPQLDATDRKIIRALQRNGRMTNLDLAEEVHLSPSPCLRRLRALEKSGAIRGYSVEVDAKAYGLPVTVMVRVTLDGHDEATVQRFESQIKAIPEVLECFVMSGLSDYLLRVVVSDLEDYERFVRARLHPIGGIGSIDTSFVYGIVKRSQVFPVITR; the protein is encoded by the coding sequence ATGCCCCAGATACCCCAATTAGACGCCACAGATCGCAAGATCATTCGCGCCCTCCAGCGCAATGGTCGGATGACCAACCTCGACCTCGCGGAGGAGGTGCACCTCTCGCCCTCGCCCTGCCTTCGGCGCTTGCGCGCTTTGGAAAAGAGCGGGGCGATCCGAGGCTATAGTGTGGAGGTCGACGCTAAGGCCTACGGGCTGCCGGTCACAGTGATGGTGCGTGTCACGCTTGACGGCCATGACGAGGCGACGGTGCAGCGCTTCGAGAGCCAAATCAAAGCGATCCCCGAGGTGTTGGAATGCTTCGTGATGAGTGGGTTGTCGGATTATCTGCTGCGGGTCGTGGTCAGCGATCTTGAGGATTACGAACGCTTCGTCCGTGCAAGGTTGCATCCCATCGGCGGGATTGGCTCGATCGACACCAGCTTTGTCTATGGCATCGTCAAACGCAGTCAGGTCTTTCCCGTTATAACCAGGTAA
- a CDS encoding serine hydrolase domain-containing protein: MTFAATPALQAAVDHALAHETAWPREMYYPDGAYVGNREWNESGPWTEIVGPVAPRGGPAGVILHRGERVANWGDTTRTDMTFSIAKSYLSVLAGLAVKDGLIDDLDAPVGESLSGPHFAGDHNGRITWRHMLQMNSEWRGEIFGKDDQVDHYRQIGVGADNSRKGQLRDVGAPGSYYEYNDVRVNALAYALLCRFGRPLPEVLRERIMDPIGASGDWRWEGYSTSWVEIDGTRMQSVTGGGHWGGGLFIGADDHAKFGQFISQNGRWGDEQILPQDWMQQSLTPTPTLDNYGFLWWLNRGQDANPALPATAFSAQGAGGHTIWIAPEQEIVAVMRWLAPPQAPKFLELLMAALSGPARS; the protein is encoded by the coding sequence ATGACCTTCGCCGCCACCCCCGCCTTGCAGGCCGCTGTTGATCACGCCCTCGCCCATGAGACCGCATGGCCGCGCGAGATGTACTACCCCGATGGTGCCTATGTCGGGAACCGAGAGTGGAATGAGAGCGGCCCTTGGACCGAGATCGTCGGCCCCGTCGCACCGCGCGGCGGGCCTGCGGGGGTGATCCTGCACCGCGGCGAACGGGTGGCCAATTGGGGCGATACCACGCGAACCGACATGACGTTCTCGATTGCCAAAAGCTATCTTTCGGTGCTGGCCGGATTGGCCGTGAAGGACGGGTTGATTGATGACCTCGACGCGCCGGTGGGGGAAAGCCTTTCGGGCCCACATTTCGCGGGCGATCACAACGGGCGCATCACGTGGCGGCACATGCTGCAGATGAACAGCGAATGGCGCGGTGAGATTTTTGGCAAGGACGATCAGGTCGACCACTATCGCCAAATTGGCGTTGGCGCAGACAACAGCCGCAAGGGGCAGTTGCGCGACGTCGGCGCGCCGGGGAGCTATTACGAATACAACGACGTGCGGGTGAACGCGCTGGCCTATGCACTGCTGTGCCGTTTTGGCCGCCCCTTGCCTGAGGTGCTGCGCGAACGGATCATGGATCCGATTGGCGCGTCCGGCGACTGGCGGTGGGAGGGGTACTCGACCTCTTGGGTCGAGATTGACGGCACGCGGATGCAGTCGGTCACCGGCGGCGGGCACTGGGGTGGCGGGCTTTTCATCGGTGCGGATGATCATGCGAAGTTCGGCCAGTTCATCAGTCAGAATGGCAGATGGGGCGACGAACAGATTCTGCCCCAAGATTGGATGCAGCAGTCCCTGACGCCCACGCCGACCCTCGACAACTACGGCTTTCTATGGTGGCTGAACCGGGGGCAGGATGCCAACCCGGCGCTGCCTGCGACTGCCTTTAGCGCACAGGGCGCGGGCGGGCATACGATCTGGATCGCACCGGAGCAAGAGATCGTGGCCGTCATGCGCTGGCTCGCTCCGCCGCAGGCGCCCAAGTTTCTGGAGCTGCTGATGGCGGCATTAAGCGGCCCGGCCCGCAGCTGA
- a CDS encoding TRAP transporter substrate-binding protein, translating to MDRRSFIRKAGVLGAGAAATTLAAPAVAQGNITWRMVTTWPKNFPGLGVGAQRLADRITAASGGELTIQVFSAGEMVPPLQSLDAVIDGTAEMSHGAAYYWQNKSPALSFFTGVPYGMTTPELTAWVRYMGGQEIWDEIYDQFGVQGFLSGNTGTQTGGWFRDELKSLDDVKGVRFRTPGLGGRVWEKLGATVTNMAAGEIFQALQSGTLDAAEFVGPYNDLALGFHQVAKNYYMPSFVESGLATELVVDKKKYQELPENLQAIVRDVCQAEYDQVAADFYANDPRALKTLVEEHGVTVRNFPDDIMEAGAKASVEVVEELRNSDDPLVKKTAESFVEALNLVRTRTENIDSPYVQARQKFLKY from the coding sequence ATGGATCGTCGTTCATTTATTCGCAAAGCCGGTGTGCTGGGGGCGGGCGCTGCTGCCACGACCCTCGCGGCCCCAGCTGTCGCGCAAGGCAATATCACTTGGCGCATGGTGACCACATGGCCCAAGAACTTCCCCGGTCTGGGTGTTGGCGCGCAGCGTCTGGCCGACCGTATCACCGCCGCTTCCGGTGGCGAACTGACGATCCAAGTCTTCTCTGCCGGTGAGATGGTTCCGCCGCTGCAGTCGCTGGATGCTGTGATCGACGGCACCGCCGAAATGAGCCACGGCGCCGCCTATTATTGGCAGAACAAATCTCCCGCGCTGTCCTTCTTTACCGGTGTGCCCTACGGCATGACCACGCCTGAGCTGACCGCATGGGTCCGCTATATGGGCGGTCAGGAAATCTGGGACGAAATCTATGACCAGTTCGGCGTTCAGGGCTTCTTGTCGGGCAACACCGGCACACAGACCGGCGGTTGGTTCCGCGATGAGCTGAAAAGCCTTGATGACGTCAAGGGCGTGCGCTTCCGGACGCCCGGCCTTGGTGGCCGGGTTTGGGAAAAACTTGGCGCGACCGTGACCAACATGGCAGCGGGCGAGATCTTCCAAGCGCTGCAGTCGGGTACGCTTGACGCGGCTGAATTCGTTGGCCCTTACAACGATCTGGCACTCGGCTTCCATCAGGTTGCCAAGAACTACTACATGCCGTCCTTCGTGGAATCGGGTCTGGCGACCGAGCTTGTCGTCGACAAGAAGAAGTATCAGGAGCTTCCTGAGAACCTTCAGGCCATCGTGCGGGATGTCTGTCAGGCGGAATACGATCAGGTCGCGGCGGACTTCTATGCCAACGACCCGCGCGCGCTGAAGACGCTGGTCGAAGAGCATGGCGTGACTGTGCGCAACTTCCCCGACGACATCATGGAAGCGGGCGCGAAGGCGTCGGTCGAAGTGGTCGAAGAACTGCGCAACAGCGACGATCCACTGGTCAAGAAGACCGCCGAAAGCTTTGTCGAGGCGCTGAACCTTGTCCGCACCCGAACCGAGAACATCGACAGCCCCTATGTTCAGGCGCGTCAGAAGTTCCTGAAGTACTAA
- a CDS encoding TRAP transporter small permease subunit produces MLIKFIDQMNEIVGRIVSVVAVIFAAIIIYDVFMRYALNDPTRWAFDVTKQLYGFYFVMLGGYALRHQAHVRVDLITETLSHNVRRWVEAAGYVIFFFPFAWIFTTRSYEFAMRSYAQGETTYGSVQLPVYPLKMAMALAAGLLLLQGVSEFLKLVLNRQELPRDA; encoded by the coding sequence ATCTTGATAAAATTCATCGACCAGATGAACGAAATCGTCGGGCGCATTGTGTCGGTGGTTGCCGTCATTTTTGCCGCGATCATCATCTATGACGTGTTCATGCGCTACGCGCTGAATGATCCGACCCGCTGGGCGTTTGACGTCACAAAACAGCTTTACGGCTTTTATTTCGTCATGTTGGGCGGCTACGCGCTGCGCCATCAGGCCCATGTGCGCGTCGACCTGATTACAGAAACCCTGTCCCACAACGTCAGACGTTGGGTCGAGGCGGCGGGCTATGTGATCTTCTTCTTCCCCTTCGCGTGGATCTTCACCACGCGGTCTTATGAATTCGCCATGCGTTCTTATGCTCAGGGTGAGACGACCTACGGCTCTGTGCAGCTCCCGGTCTATCCGCTTAAGATGGCCATGGCCCTCGCCGCGGGCCTGCTGTTGCTGCAAGGCGTGTCGGAATTTTTGAAACTCGTACTTAACCGTCAGGAACTGCCACGTGACGCCTGA
- a CDS encoding TRAP transporter large permease, whose product MDPILIGEMLAALMFFGVIGFLLLGFPVAFTLAGVSLLFGLVGIGFGVFDPSNFGSLPNRYIGFMTNEVLVAVPLFIFMGVMLERSQIAEQLLMTMGKLFGNMRGGLGFSVVIVGAMLAASTGVVGATVVTMGLISLPAMLRAGYDPKLATGVICASGTLGQIIPPSTVLIFMGDMLAGINSQVQMAKGNFAPSPVSVGDLFAGALLPGILLVSLYMGYVLFKAVTAPASCPATPVPADEKGQLLRDFFVALVPPLLLILAVLGSILGGIATPTEAASVGAVGAMVLAALRWRLSFRILRETMIATATITSMVFIILLGASVFSIVFRMMGGDNLVHEFLSNLPGGPLAAVAVVMVIMFFLGFILDTFEIIFIVIPITAPVLLMLDIDPIWLGVLVGVNLQTSFLTPPFGFALFYLRGVAPADLPTSAIYKGILPFVLLQVVAIAILFAFPQIVTWLPKVISG is encoded by the coding sequence ATGGACCCGATTTTAATCGGCGAGATGCTCGCCGCGCTTATGTTCTTTGGCGTGATTGGCTTTTTGCTGTTGGGCTTTCCGGTCGCCTTCACGCTTGCCGGTGTGTCGCTGCTCTTTGGCTTGGTCGGAATCGGCTTTGGGGTTTTCGATCCATCTAACTTCGGTTCCCTACCAAACCGCTATATCGGCTTTATGACCAACGAAGTCTTGGTGGCCGTACCGCTATTTATCTTCATGGGGGTGATGCTGGAACGCAGTCAGATTGCTGAGCAACTGCTGATGACCATGGGCAAACTCTTTGGCAATATGCGCGGCGGACTTGGCTTTTCGGTGGTGATCGTGGGCGCGATGCTTGCCGCCTCGACCGGTGTGGTGGGCGCGACTGTTGTGACGATGGGGCTGATCTCACTGCCTGCCATGTTGCGGGCGGGCTATGACCCCAAACTTGCGACCGGCGTGATCTGTGCAAGCGGGACATTGGGCCAGATCATTCCACCGTCCACAGTCTTGATTTTCATGGGCGATATGCTGGCGGGCATCAACTCTCAGGTACAGATGGCCAAGGGCAACTTTGCGCCCTCCCCCGTTTCCGTCGGCGATCTCTTTGCCGGGGCGCTATTGCCGGGCATTCTGCTGGTGTCGCTTTACATGGGCTATGTCCTGTTCAAAGCCGTCACAGCGCCAGCTTCGTGCCCCGCGACGCCGGTGCCCGCAGACGAAAAGGGCCAGTTGCTTCGTGACTTTTTCGTCGCTTTGGTGCCGCCACTTTTACTGATCCTTGCTGTGTTGGGCTCAATCCTTGGCGGTATTGCCACCCCGACAGAGGCGGCTTCGGTCGGGGCCGTGGGCGCGATGGTGTTGGCAGCATTGCGCTGGCGCCTGTCCTTCCGCATCCTGCGCGAGACGATGATTGCGACAGCGACGATCACCAGCATGGTCTTTATCATCCTGCTGGGCGCATCGGTCTTTTCCATCGTGTTCCGCATGATGGGTGGCGACAATCTGGTGCATGAGTTCCTCAGCAACCTGCCCGGCGGCCCCTTGGCGGCGGTGGCAGTTGTAATGGTCATCATGTTCTTCCTTGGGTTCATCCTTGATACATTCGAGATCATTTTCATTGTGATCCCGATTACAGCGCCCGTGCTTTTGATGCTGGATATTGATCCGATCTGGCTGGGTGTTTTGGTTGGGGTGAACCTGCAGACCTCCTTCCTCACGCCGCCCTTTGGCTTTGCGCTGTTCTATCTGCGTGGGGTGGCCCCAGCAGACCTGCCGACCAGTGCGATCTACAAGGGCATCCTGCCGTTTGTGTTGTTGCAGGTTGTGGCGATTGCGATCCTGTTCGCTTTCCCGCAGATCGTGACCTGGTTGCCAAAGGTCATTTCGGGCTGA
- a CDS encoding methionine gamma-lyase, which yields MNNSQKSFATRAIHHGYDAQSEQGALNPPIYMSSTFTFETAEAGGDMFAGEREGHFYTRISNPTLDHLEKRIANLEGAEAGLATASGMGAITSTLWSFLEAGDEIIIDKTLYGCTFAFMTHGLPRFGVKVTLVDMTEPANLEAAISAQTKIVYFETPANPNNRLVDIAAVSRIAHRAGAKVVVDNTYATPVLTRPIEHGADIVVHSATKFISGHGDVVAGLIVGSKEDMTQVRLVGLKDMTGAVMSPLTAMLLLRGVKTLELRMERHCATARKVAEALEAHPAVLHVAYPGLSSFPQADLARRQMSDFGGMIPFEVKGGKPGGIAFMNRLNLIQRAVSLGDAESLIQHPASMTHSTYSQEERAEHGIAEGLVRLSVGLESADDIIDDLYAALGAHNMQAA from the coding sequence ATGAACAATTCGCAGAAATCCTTTGCCACACGCGCGATCCATCACGGCTATGACGCGCAAAGCGAACAGGGCGCGTTGAACCCGCCGATTTACATGAGCTCGACCTTCACCTTTGAGACGGCAGAGGCAGGCGGCGACATGTTTGCCGGTGAACGCGAGGGACATTTCTATACCCGCATTTCAAACCCCACGCTCGACCATCTGGAAAAGCGGATTGCCAACCTCGAAGGGGCCGAAGCGGGCCTTGCCACGGCATCTGGCATGGGGGCGATCACCTCGACGCTGTGGTCTTTCCTTGAGGCGGGGGATGAGATCATCATCGACAAAACGCTCTATGGCTGCACCTTTGCATTCATGACCCACGGCCTGCCGCGCTTTGGCGTGAAGGTGACGCTGGTTGACATGACTGAGCCTGCGAACCTCGAAGCGGCGATCAGCGCGCAAACCAAAATCGTCTATTTTGAAACCCCGGCGAACCCGAACAACCGTCTGGTCGACATCGCTGCCGTCTCCCGCATCGCGCATCGCGCCGGGGCCAAGGTGGTGGTCGACAACACCTATGCCACACCTGTCCTCACCCGCCCGATTGAACACGGCGCAGACATCGTGGTGCATTCGGCGACAAAGTTCATTTCCGGTCACGGTGATGTGGTTGCGGGCCTCATTGTTGGCAGCAAAGAAGATATGACGCAGGTGCGGCTTGTCGGCCTTAAGGACATGACGGGTGCTGTGATGTCGCCGCTGACCGCCATGTTGCTGTTGCGCGGGGTCAAGACGTTGGAACTGCGGATGGAGCGCCACTGCGCCACCGCGCGCAAAGTCGCCGAGGCGCTGGAAGCGCATCCGGCAGTGCTGCATGTCGCCTACCCGGGTTTGAGCAGCTTCCCGCAGGCCGATCTTGCGCGGCGCCAGATGTCGGATTTCGGCGGCATGATCCCCTTTGAGGTCAAGGGCGGCAAACCGGGCGGCATTGCCTTTATGAACCGGCTCAACCTGATCCAGCGCGCCGTGAGCCTTGGCGATGCGGAAAGCCTGATCCAGCACCCGGCCAGCATGACCCATTCGACCTATTCCCAAGAGGAACGCGCCGAGCATGGCATCGCCGAGGGACTGGTGCGCCTATCGGTCGGGTTGGAAAGTGCCGATGACATCATTGATGACCTTTACGCCGCGCTTGGGGCGCATAACATGCAGGCGGCCTAA